From Melanotaenia boesemani isolate fMelBoe1 chromosome 12, fMelBoe1.pri, whole genome shotgun sequence, a single genomic window includes:
- the LOC121650236 gene encoding trace amine-associated receptor 13c-like — protein sequence MMELQDGAELCFPQLFNMSCRKPTLRWSETVLLKLLLFFISLTIIAINLLVIISVSHFRQLHTPTNILLLSLGVSDFLVGLMIMPGEIFRYTSCWIFGDVMCALFWYLGGQTLTTSVCTIVIISCDRYMAICYPLHYSKIITLTRAKYCVCLCWLWSFVYNIIYMKDKLIQPGAGNSCFGECVLKYTYITVTVDIILIFIFPVTVIIVLYMRVFVVAVSQARAMRSHITAVTVHHAVTLSKKSELKAARTLGILVIVYLSCLCPYYCYSLVDVNMMNPTVATCLSFLFYFNSCLNPLIYALFYPWFRKAIKVIVTLQILQPGSRETNIL from the exons atgatggAGCTCCAGGACGGAGCTGAACTCTGCTTTCCACAACTATTCAACATGTCCTGCAGGAAGCCGACACTTCGCTGGTCTGAAACTGTGCTCCTGAAACTCTTGCTGTTCTTcatctctctgaccatcatagCCATCAACTTGCTTGTCATCATCTCAGTCTCCCACTTCAG GCAGCTTCACACACCTACtaacatcctcctcctctctctgggAGTTTCAGACTTTCTTGTAGGTCTCATGATTATGCCAGGAGAAATCTTTAGATACACATCCTGCTGGATTTTTGGGGATGTCATGTGTGCTTTATTTTGGTATTTGGGTGGTCAAACTCTCACTACTTCAGTCTGCACAATTGTTATTATATCATGTGATCGCTATATGGCTATTTGTTACCCTCTGCATTACTCCAAAATAATCACTTTAACAAGAGccaaatactgtgtttgtctttgttggctTTGGTCTTTTGTTTATAATATTATCTACATGAAAGACAAGCTGATTCAACCAGGCGCAGGTAATTCCTGCTTTGGAGAATGTGTGCTTAAATACACTTATATTACAGTCACTGTTGATATTATTTTGATCTTCATATTTCCAGTTACTGTGATCATAGTTCTGTACATGAGAGTATTTGTGGTGGCTGTGTCTCAGGCTCGCGCCATGCGCTCTCACATTACAGCTGTTACAGTCCACCATGCAGTGACTTTATCAAAGAAATCTGAGCTGAAAGCAGCCAGGACTCTTGGTATTCTTGTCATtgtatatttatcatgtttatgcCCATATTACTGTTACTCTCTTGTAGATGTTAACATGATGAATCCTACAGTTGCAACATGtttgtcatttctgttttattttaactcctgTCTAAACCCACTGATCTATGCTCTGTTTTACCCCTGGTTCAGAAAAGCGATTAAAGTCATTGTCACTCTGCAGATCCTGCAGCCTGGATCCCGAGAGACAAATATACTGTAG